The DNA region aaaatagccatgtgcaacgtgaaaaatcatcaataaaagtTACAAAATATCTAGACTCAAAAGTCGACACGGTACGCGAGGGACCCCAAACATCGGagtgaactaaagcaaaaggggACGCAGCCCGTTTATTGACTCGATCAGGAAAGTGACTACGAGTATGTTTCCCTAACTGACAAGACTCACAATGTAAAGTGGACAATTTAGATAGACTAGGCACCAACTTTTGTAGCTTGGGAAGACCTGGATGACCTAACTGTGCATGTATAATGAGTGGAGAATCTGTGGTGGAGCATGTGGTAGATGACATAGAGAAGTAGTAGAGGCCTTGAGACTCACATCCGACGCCAATCGTCTGTCCTGAACTCCGATCATGCAGAGTAACATTACTATTAGTAAAGGTGATAGAACAATTTAGAGAACGAGTTAAACGACTGACTGACAGGAAATTAAATGGACAATTTGGTACATATAGGACAGAAGTCACAGAGAGAGATGGTAAAATTTGAACAGTACCAATCCCTTGGGATCGGGTTTGAGAACCATTTGCGGAAGTTATACTCGGTAAGAAACTAGAGGTAGAGAGGgaagaaaaaaaaattatcaCCGAAAGACAGTGGGTCAACCAGGTAAAGCACGGCAAAAAATTGTCTCTTAATAGGCTCTAGATACCATATTGAATTAggagagactaagagacatttagGTTAAACCGTATGTTTTAAAAGCACTACGGAaactttattatatatagagagattacaactaattacatgatataatcgatgtgggactattctatatacaaatattctAACACTATgtatttacaaatatcaacatAGGGGATAGTTCTGTCATACATTTGTTTATTGTCGAGTGTTTCCCTATTTACcctttatttttttttataaatatagTAGACTAATCTAATGCAGGACCTAGTTTGATCACTGCTTTCTAACTGATATTGATTTATTAATGGTAGGTGAGAGCAACTGTTGCAGGGCTGCAAAATGCTGTTCGTATATTTAGTCAGTTGTCTGCTGCTTCCAACCTGCATATCCATGGATTTGATGAGAAGAAGATTGACACTCATGTTGGATACTGCAGCCACTTACTTTCGGCTGCAAAAGTTCATCTTGAAGCAGCTGAGCGTGAGGAACAACAAACACGCCAGAGACAAGAAGTTGCTCGTCAGGTTGCTTTGGCTGAGGAAGCCAGGCGCAAGGCTGAAGAGCAAAGGAAAATTCAGGTATATTTTTCTAAATTTCTCAGTAACTGCTACATCACGTTAGTTGAGATCTAAAGCTCTGCTTATAAATTGCTTTCTTGTATTTTAATTTGAAATAGATGGAAAGAAGAAAGCATGAGGACGAGTTAAAACAAGTGCAACAACAGGAGGAACATTTTAACCGTGTTAAGGTAAGAGTTCATTTGTGGTATTTCAAAAGTTACTTGGGAGTAAATATATTGATGTTGAGAGTCCGGCATTGAATACGATATGACTTGGAAATGAGTTAAGTTTGAGATATCCCTCGCCTTTATAAAGACATACAATACGAGTTGTGTTAATTCTGCCCCTTTATAATGATGGCGCATACAATATTTTACTTAGACATATTTCTCCTTTCAAAAGAAATATGTCCTCTTTGTGAATTCTGCTCCTTTGTCGTACATTTTATCCAAAACAAAAATCCGACTGCGCTTTGGAAACTCTAAGCTTCTGTTTGCATTTCTAGGAACAATGGAAGAGCAGCACACATTCAAAACGGAGGGATAGGTCAGACGATGAAGATGGTGGGACTGGTgagaaaaagagaagaaaaggTGGGAAGAGGAGGAAGAAGGATAAGCACTCAAAATCACGGAATGACACAGAAGAAGCAGAGGCTGATATGATGGATGAACAGGAAGTGGAGGATGAAGATGCTGATATGAATTCTAGAGAGGAGCCCCAAGCTCTGACGAATGATGCTGAGGAAAATCCCCACGGCCTTCTTGCAGCAGCTGGACTTGAGGATtctgatgaagatgatgagccggtaatttactgtttaattggAATTATGACTTTTAAAATCTTGTTATTCACACACCATCCTCTTGTTGGAATATTATTTTTCCATATGACAGATGTATAGTTGTGCATTGTCTATGAATTTCATCATCAACTAAGTTGGTAGTTAGTTCAGCCAATTTCTTCTATAGATCATGAATCATGATAATAAGAGTCAGTAGTTCTTCCAATAATTCAGCTATATATTGGGCAACAATCATAACTTCAATTTTTTGGTCAGTTTTCGGCTGGTTGAAATAATTCTCTTCTTATTTTTGTTCAAGGCTGGACCTTCCTCAACCATTAGCAGGCGGAGGCAGGCATTATCAGAATCGGAAGACGAGGAACCAATAATTAGGCAATCAAGTCCGGTAAGAGAAAATTCTGTTGATATGCAGGAGAGTGATGGAGAAATTAGGGAGGAGGAGAAGACATATGAAGACGAAGCCAGTGATGAGGAGAAATAATTTTGAACTTTTTATCCCAGTGTAAGACATCTCTTTATGTCAAATGATTTCTTCTAGATAACATTTTCACACATTTTTGGTGATTCTTCTTTGTTGACAATATAATGTATATATACTAGAAAAGGCTTCATTTGGTACGGCTAGTTATTTTTTCATATAGATCTGGGAGGGGGCTTTATCTTTATGTCCAAATGTAATATAAAGTAACCTTGAGccaccaatcttgctttgtttcgaacaattatatcattctcatcaagtttgttttTAAACACCCATTTGGTACCTATCATGTGCTTATCACTTGACCTAGGATAAggttcccaaacttgatttctctcgAATTGATTTAATTCTTTTGAAAATGGAATTGGTGGTATTGTACAAGTTGAAATAAATCAATCAAATCATTTTATCAAGTGTGATAATTGCACAGACAACTCTAGCATCAGTGTTAACTAAAAAATACAAGTTTATGCCGGGAGATATTTCGGAAATGTATTCGAAATAATTTAAGTTATTAAAATGAGGTGTGGTTCAAAAATAAATGAATTGATTGTATGAATTGCGTCCGAAGATAAGTTGAAGGGAATTTTCGACTATTGAATTTCCAAAAGAGCATGCAACCTTACAAGTTGAAAAATGAAGATATTAAAACTAATATAAATTGATCAATTGAAAAAGTAAATATAAATTTAATATTATAATTTTTAGAATAGTACCTTCTATACTGAATATTAATTTTTCCAGCCTTGCGAAGATTATCAGCCTGATCAAAACTTGCAATGGAACCAAAGACAGTTCCACTTAGATTAAAATGAGCTTATTCAACACATTCAGTCACTTATAATTTGTGATTAAATAGATAGAGCCTCATAAATGTTTATATATTGATTAAACATGTTCATTTAGAACCTCATGATTAAACTACGACTATTCTCCACATGGCCTCCCATAAAATTGAGATGACTCTGCATATTGCAttatattatttaattaagttaattatctattaaatattttttatatcaACAAATAGTTTTTCTTAACATAAATAATTATGTTAAATGATTCATTAAATGTTTCTGATTTTTTTATTGCATTATAATTACAGTGACAAATAATATATTCTAGACATAATATTATAAGAGATACAATGCCATAATTGCAGAGACTATTATAGCACCAGCGTTAACTAAAAAAATACAAGTTTATGTGAGTTCTTGAAAGACATTTCTGGAGACTTTTCAAAAATGCATTTTCAGAATAATTTAAGTTATTAAAATGGATTGTGACTCAAAAACGAATGAGTTGTGGTGTATGAGGTGCgttcgaagatgcatctctgaaatcTGAAGAACATTTTTGAATTTTCACATGATGCTTAAGTAATATATAGAGTGCATTAAGAAATTTCCTATATAATAGATATTGATAACATGAGAATTTGATCAAAGAGAATTCGACCAAGATTATGACAATTTGAAGCCTTTTATTAAACTTAAATCCTAGGAGAAGAAATAATAAAGGACTTCTTAATGCAACTTATAAGTTTCTTTGCCATCATGCGTAAATACATAAATACCCATAGATTTCGAAGATGAATCTTCTGACACATCAAAAGCTTAGTTAACGTTAAAATATTTTAAAGGTTAAATCACGGCAGACCATTCTCATtcctcatttttcattttacTCAAACTCTACTTCTAACTCGCTCAACTTTTTTCTCTACACCAAGTCAAAACTCAATCAACAAGTCTCAAGGGAACTTCAATTAGCATCTCTAACATCAGAAACATCAATCCTTGTAAGTTTTTTGAGTTTTGATAAATTTTTGAGTTTTTGTGTAAATGAGTAAAAATCGATGATTAAGGTTACAAATGAGTAGAAATAACATTTAAGATAGTTTAGATATAGTGTATTATACGTTTTGTTGGGTGAAAGAATGATCAAAACATATTTTTTGGGATTGCATGAGGTACATTGACGCCATTGACGTAACTTCTGAGTTGTAGAAATTCCGGAGATGCATGTCCAAAATTTTTCAGCGTTTTAGTTTCCCAGATTTCAGTGATGCATCTCTAGAGTTTTCTCATCAGGAGATACTTGAGGAGGAGCAAACACAGTTAGATCATACCGAGGATGTCTTGCCTAGATGTCATTGCATTATGGAGATTGCGCAGACATGCATTAACAGAGGTATCTTCCATGATAGGTCTGATGTGAGTCAGATCCTAGAACCCATCATGACGAAGGCACGGGGGACATTGATGTATCAGAGACAACGCCAAAGAACCGGGGGGACTGATGGCCGAGAAGGTAGAGGATGTAGAGGAGATATAATCAGACATACATAATATTATATTAGTATATAGCAGTCATACAATGACATGTATTTTATTTTGACATCATGCTACTTTATTGGTTTCGGTTGTATGACATTTTTGACACTTATTGgtctttatatatatatatatatatatatatatatatatatatatatatatatatatatatatatatatatatatatatatatatatatatatatatatatatatatatatatatacacgtCTATTTTTGATTTTCGATTGTATGATATGGTTTAAATCTGCATTTAAATACACGTAAACATAACATAACATGAAAAATTCTATTATGATACATTACGAAGATTATCTCTGAAATATTcacggagatgcatctccggtcGAATTCACATGTATAATATTTTCTGAGTGTGATGTATAGTATGTTTTAAATTgttacggagatgcatctctgaaatatTTCAACGTTCATTCAGAATTTGGTGGGTCCtgagatgcatctccggaatcTTGGAGCATTTAAATAATTTTGTATGGTGGCTAAGAAACATAAAGAGTGCATTAAGAAATCTTCAAATAATAAAAGTTGTCTGATCCATACAACTAGAGCGGTCAAAATGGGCTAGCCCATATAGTCAGGTCCGTCCGATCCAAAAAATCATAGAGCTTGGACCTTAAAATTAGAGGCCATATTTTTTATCACATTCCTAAAAAACATGCTATCCATTAGGGTTAACTCGTATGGACCGTGAGTAGCCCATTAAGCCTACATAactataaaatttaaaaaatatatattaatagTTATATTGTCTTACTCCAAAATAACACATTATTTTTCTCATCTCACTAAATTTTATCTTTATTCTATTCGATCTTTCTCTTTTAAATCTTATACATTAATATAATCAACATTTTTTCTTGGTATTCTATTAGTTTCTTTTATGTTAAATATTCGAGTATTATTTTATATAATTTAAAAATGTGTTGTATTTAAAAACACATTATAGTATTTATAAAAGATGATATAGTACTTAAAATAAAAGATTGACTTAAAACACATTATAGACGGAGACTGATCATCTTCCTCTAGAAGAGACGTAATATTCATCTATACTAGAAGACAAGAAATAATTATCTACACTAAAATTAACAATATTGACTTAAATGATCATTTGCGCTTAGTTAGAAAAAATAATCACATGTCTCCAAATGAAAGAGAATTATCATCTATGCTCAAATCAACAAGATTGAACATCGGCTAATGTCTTTGTGCTTATGGCACCTTTCGCACTTCATCACATATTTTTTAGCGTTCTGGACTATTGAAGACCAATAATATCATCCTTTAAGTACTTCTTAAAAAACCAGGATATGTTGAATACATACCTAACGTGTTCCCATTCAAAAAAATTGTAAAATGGACTTTGAGGAGGAAATCCCAAAACTGATAATGTCAAGTTTAAAGGTCAACGGAAAATTTAATTGACTCGAGATACTCTGGACTAAATTTGACATATGCAATTAATGTTATGAGCTAATTAATACATGATCTGAGGGTGAGGTTTTCTATAATATCCCAAAACCACTGCAAAAAGAAAACTCCAATTTAAAAAAGATGGAAGTATAACAATGGTGGCTGACGTTGGTTATATAGGTTTAGTGTTTGATAGAATATCATTTCAAACTATTGTATCTTTTTGTGTCGAAACTTTATGTAAAATGTAGTTGTTTGATCAAGTGGTGAAATATAATTGAAAGCTACGACATTAAGAATTTGTGGACTATTATGGATAAAACAAGTGTTTAAAGTTTTGTTAATACAATGTGAATGCCCTATGTAATTGTTTTTGTATTGCACATAGCCCTATTTAGTACAACATGACAAAATAAATTGAGATTAATTGGCATTTTAAATTATATTGTAGATCGATAACTATCCCCTACATACATTTTTGACATTAGCTGTAAGGTGTGTTAAGAATTTCCTAATAAAACTATTCAACCAATTTACTTATAAACTTAGGATGATCGACATCGGTTTAAGAAAGGAGTGttataaataataatattttgttattttactttCAAAAACATAAGAGATTCATTAAACAACCCATTAGATTTAAATTCATTTCTATTTAAACAAGTTAATCCTAATTTTAGGACTTTGAAATACATTGAAACACTTTATCTATATGAAAATAATCGTTGGTCTTAATATTTTGTCCCTATAGCACATATTAAAAACAGgaaaacattaaaaaaaaacaGTAAAACATTTGTGCTAGTGAATATTAGTCCAGCCATTAACATGATTAGTGTTGTCACAAAGAGAGTTTCATACTATTTTTGGAAGTAAGAAAGAACTCAACAAAGAAACTATATTAGCACACACCACACTACACATTGTCATTGTATCATCTCATGGACACACAAATCCATTGCAACTTCCTTTATTCACGTACATATGGAGACACATTATTGAAAACTTTGCTCAACCATCTACAAAACAATACCAATGTTTTAGATATACAATTTTGATATATGAACAATCAAGAATGATCGAAAACTATGCAGAGTCGTTCAAAGAAATTGAAATGAATGGATATGAAAGAAGTTCAATTACTCACCATGGTGATTATTTCTTGAAGTGAAAGTTGGAAAATCATGAGCAGAAGAAGGAATAGAAATCGAGAGTTGAGTAGTGGATGATTTATCATCCAAATCAAGCCATTGGTCTCTCCCTTTGTGCGGCAATTCATCGAAGAAGCGATGAACAATTTTCTGAGGTTCTTCTTGTTCTTGCTGTTTTGAGTGTTCATTGAAGCTCTGAAGTTGCAAGCAAGAGTAATCATTGGACATAGAAGAAAAACTCCTCTGTCTCAgagatgaagatgatgatgatgatgaactcATAGTGAGTGGTGTTAGTTGCCAAGGATCATGTTCCATTGATGAAGCAGAGAAGCTTTTCATAGTAGTGCTACCGGAAGGCTCTTTGAAAAATGCATACTCATCTACCTCTTCTTTTTGTCCATACACATACCTGTTCCTTTTTTTACCAAATGATAACTAAAAGAATCAGACACaatcacaattcacaaacacttCAAAAGTAATTAATTCAAAGCAATGTTCCATATATAGCAAAATTACAAAAGTAGCCCTAAATATCTATTTTAGTTATAATTTTTATAAATCAAATTGACAAGAGAAGAAAAATCCAAAGAACAAACTAAACAACAAAAGACACAAACCAAACCAATTAACAAAAGACACATTTAAGTATCTCCTTCTAATTTTGTCACACATAGGAACTATAATGACATGACAGCAACCTACACATTCAAATAACAAAATGACCATTCACTCcaaaattatttattattaaagTTAAAGCCCTGATTAAAATTTCAAACACTATGAAAAATCATGGTTTTAAGAAGAACCTGTAATCTCCATTATTCTGAGAGCAAGAGTTACTGTCAAGAAACAAGGAAGCATTATTGTCTTCAAATGACAAACCAATACCAGATGATGCTGATGACCTTGATGCAGTGTGAGGATACATAAAGGAATGTTGCAAATTGGAACCATAGATAGAATTTTGAGGGTAGTTTTGGTGTTGTTGTGTATCAAAGGACAAAGAAGAACTATTTTTGGTGTTTGATGAGTTTGCAAATGTTGAAGCATTATTTGTTGTTGTTTTCAGAACTTCCACAGGCTTTCTTGAACGGTTTTTTCCTCTATGCATATGTCTCTCACAGTATTTAGAATCTGGATATGCTTCTTTTGAACATCTCCATTTCTTTCCATCTGTTCTTCTGCATCTACCTGGCTCTGGATCTATCTTTCTTCCTAAACCCATCTGCAGATAGTTCCATCCAACtgaaaaacaaaaaaattgtTAAAAAGAATAATTTCATCAACCTCTATCTTTTATAACAGACTTTCTGATGCAACTATATCAGAAAATCAGTCATAGAGGGTGCAGTTGGCCGTCGACAGATTGTCCACGGCCAACTACAGACAGTCATAGAGGATGGAGTTGGCCGTACACACATACTGTTTACGGCCAACTGCACCAGAAAGTTGGTCATAAAGGATTCAAATAGCATTTTGACTGTGTAACCATAAGAGAAAAGACTTACAGTGATGTTGTTGGTTGTTAGGCAAGAGTCTTGAAGAGAGAGGAGAGTCCAAAAAGCTTTTTCTGATGGTGAAAAGAAGATCAGGAGGAATAGAGATACCACTAGCCATGTACTTGTAAACAAGAGCTTGATGTTCAAGCTCTTGCCATTGTGAGGGAGTAAAAGGAAACTTGTTCTTGTTCATAGTTAATGGTATTCAGAAATGGAAGACAAGTTGTTGAGTTGAGAGAGGTAATGGTAGTAATAAATAATGAATGATAATAGAAGAGATGTGTTAGAGAAGTAGTAGGTATATTTATTTATTAAGGATTGAGGAAGTGGAAACATTAGATTAGAATCTTGTTCTGTAGAATAGATGGATATAATAAAAGTAATGGCTGTgttctgttgttgttgttgctcACTGCTGCTTTTGCAGCAGCTAACCTGTCTCACTGCCACCTCTTGTCTCTCTCTGACATCTCTACGGAAATCTATAAACTAATAATCAATAAACTATATTATATACAAAATTCACATTAACGCATAATTTAGAAGTAGTAAATATAATGGACCACCTGAGGCATGAAAGTAGTCAGAATAATTAATTACCAGTAGTGTGTAATGCAGTATGAAAGTGTATTAAAGAGTTGTTGGTGAGAGTATTCAGAACACAAAAACTGTGGTGTCTGAGTGAGAAGATTATAGTACGGTTGAAGCTTTTACTGCACCTAGCTAGGTACTCAACTCTTTAACTTTTTTTGCTGTTACTTTAACTCAGACCCTCCACTTACACTTTGACCTTATTTTTTCATTTCAGAGATGCAGTGCTGTGCAGGTGCACCCAGGTCTGTGCTCTTCTCGTGCTGCTCTTGTGGGGTTTCTGACATTCTGccatttttcttttattttattgTCTTGCTTTTTCATTACCTTTCtattcattcatcatcaataaGTTGGATCACGAGAAAAAATATCAATATTTAATATAATATTGATGCTTTTCCTCATGACCCAACACAATCAAATTGTTATAAATGAgtttaattaaataaataaaaatgaagaagttGAGAAAGAAAGCACGTGCAAAGTGATAGGATCCTTTCCCTGGTCGGTCTAAACATGAGAGAGCACTAGAAACTGATTGGATCTTGTTATCATATGTTAGCATTGCTTCCTACATAATCAAATATAAAATAGAAGCAAATGAATAGGGGTATAAGAGTAAAATGATAGCATGAAATTAGTAATAAAATAGTTGCTTGAAGTTGAAGTGTTTGTAGGTACAGTACTGGCTTGTTCTGAACACAGCACATACCATTCTGGCGCTCCAATTCCTGCTAACACATCTACCATTCGTACATCTTATTCACCTTGTTCACATACATGCATCGTATTTGATTCCTTAATTTTTAATTCTCgctttttaatatttttaaacttatttttttCTCCCCGTTTTAATACAATTATTTCTGTTTTcttatattatttttataattattaattattttattttacatattatattatttatttataaaaaaaaactgAAACTCGACTATTTTATTGGATTAAATCATAGTTGGGTTTTTGCCCTTTTGCCAATTACAATGGGTGATTTTTAGTGTTTCCCCaagattttttttcaaaataatcaaattttttaaattttttctaaaataatcaatttttcaaaaaacACTAAAATAACCAAGTTCGGTAGAAGATGTGCAAGATGAATTGACGCACCCCATACCAATAAGAGGAGACACCAGTAGCATTGACGCACATGCATTGGTTCTCATGAGGAGACGCCAATGTCTCTGGCGCCTGAGTGTGTTTTTAAAGGtgggtgtatgcgccaattcatctggcgcatacaccccctcctattattttatttttatttttatttttttagttatttaattttttttaatttttttatttttaatatttaatatttattatttaatatataaaaaataataatgaaaaaaataaattcattaaatatgtaataattggttacattggacaTACAAAAGACTAATGACCTGCCTAATTATAACGTCCCCcggttccacatcccggtgcgttagtttgtctccgaggtctcccacgattttcttgaggtgtttgtggtctttggatgctgacctgatcgagcgatggctggTTAGAAGGTCCGGaggaagttccagcggtatttgacaaatgtgtcatcatttgctcccaatatccggaggggctctgaCCAACGGCacttccgtaatggagttcggtgcccatgtcatcgtagttagggcgttggggttgggtgaattggggacggtatagttgcccaaattgggccaTTGAGTCGTTTTGAAAACGAAACAATGATTCCTGGGGCGTACTATACCTGAAGGGTCCGGGAGAATAAACTTCAATAAGGGCTTATGCATGAAGGGTAGGGTAGAGGAGTCCTTAACCTCTTATAGGGGCTTCTGCTTAGTCATTTCCGAGAATTGGGAATCCAATGTCTTTTTCTGTTTCATCATCTCTGCAAGCTGCTTGGTAAGCTCATATACCT from Lathyrus oleraceus cultivar Zhongwan6 chromosome 1, CAAS_Psat_ZW6_1.0, whole genome shotgun sequence includes:
- the LOC127135647 gene encoding growth-regulating factor 1 isoform X2, with amino-acid sequence MNKNKFPFTPSQWQELEHQALVYKYMASGISIPPDLLFTIRKSFLDSPLSSRLLPNNQQHHFGWNYLQMGLGRKIDPEPGRCRRTDGKKWRCSKEAYPDSKYCERHMHRGKNRSRKPVEVLKTTTNNASTFANSSNTKNSSSLSFDTQQHQNYPQNSIYGSNLQHSFMYPHTASRSSASSGIGLSFEDNNASLFLDSNSCSQNNGDYRYVYGQKEEVDEYAFFKEPSGSTTMKSFSASSMEHDPWQLTPLTMSSSSSSSSSLRQRSFSSMSNDYSCLQLQSFNEHSKQQEQEEPQKIVHRFFDELPHKGRDQWLDLDDKSSTTQLSISIPSSAHDFPTFTSRNNHHDG
- the LOC127135647 gene encoding growth-regulating factor 1 isoform X1, whose translation is MNKNKFPFTPSQWQELEHQALVYKYMASGISIPPDLLFTIRKSFLDSPLSSRLLPNNQQHHFGWNYLQMGLGRKIDPEPGRCRRTDGKKWRCSKEAYPDSKYCERHMHRGKNRSRKPVEVLKTTTNNASTFANSSNTKNSSSLSFDTQQHQNYPQNSIYGSNLQHSFMYPHTASRSSASSGIGLSFEDNNASLFLDSNSCSQNNGDYRNRYVYGQKEEVDEYAFFKEPSGSTTMKSFSASSMEHDPWQLTPLTMSSSSSSSSSLRQRSFSSMSNDYSCLQLQSFNEHSKQQEQEEPQKIVHRFFDELPHKGRDQWLDLDDKSSTTQLSISIPSSAHDFPTFTSRNNHHDG